The sequence GTGCAGGCCTTTCTCACGGAGGGTTCGGCCGCTTCCTGACGTTCGCTGCCACGCTCGCCCCCGTGCGCCGATGAAGTCCGCCGAAACGCTGCTCGCCTGTTGTGTCGTGGGACTCGCCTGCTTCATTGGCGGGCAAGCCGTGGCGACGCGGAACAGTGCGGTGCACAACGAGGCCGCCGGCGCGATCGGAGAACGGATGCCGCGTCCGGTGCTGCGCCCGACGCACGCGCCCGAGCATGGCGAAGAGATCGTGGTGCCGGCGACACTGCTGGCCAACGGTGGCGAGCGTCCGTCGCTCGAGCCGGACGAGATGCGCCGCCGCGTACTTGCCGGCAGCGACGGCACCTACATCGGCGAGTTGCTGCGCTCGCGCGATTCGGTCATGGCCCGCTGGCCCGACCGGGTTGGCCGCCCGCTGCGGGTGTTCGTGCGCGAAGCCGAGCGGCTCGAAGGGTGGAACGCCGACTATCTGCCGGCGGTGCGCGATGCCTTTGATACGTGGACGCAAGCCGGCATTCCGGTGCGG is a genomic window of Gemmatimonadaceae bacterium containing:
- a CDS encoding matrixin family metalloprotease produces the protein MKSAETLLACCVVGLACFIGGQAVATRNSAVHNEAAGAIGERMPRPVLRPTHAPEHGEEIVVPATLLANGGERPSLEPDEMRRRVLAGSDGTYIGELLRSRDSVMARWPDRVGRPLRVFVREAERLEGWNADYLPAVRDAFDTWTQAGIPVRFTFTADSSLADIHVRFLDKFANGISGKTVWSRDANYWLVSSDIQLAIQHPAGGTVTPPQMRAIALHEVGHLLGLDHASDSENIMAARVRVRELSEADKATVRLLYSMPAGRLR